One part of the Eucalyptus grandis isolate ANBG69807.140 chromosome 10, ASM1654582v1, whole genome shotgun sequence genome encodes these proteins:
- the LOC108955526 gene encoding calmodulin-binding protein 60 A-like — translation MPLAARPADKFEVYKKHHPPSLLDEVWRLEKIGKMELSTNASVGKTSPLFLALPKTGVVFNLVGQVMGLLSGCQYVPIEKLFEAKKVDAHNLVISAFQHWEEVVSFDEEAYLIAGSSHVSSAPRNSSSPKTEGSKTCRFLSCERIGGLDYAQPNASSLDIMSSIYSKVDVSGLDDYTLHGMENMGLRYDQTLSLIPNSQVARVP, via the exons atgccgctcgccgctcgcccaGCCGATAAATTTGAAG TGTACAAGAAGCACCACCCTCCCTCCTTGCTTGATGAAGTATGGAGATTGGAAAAGATTGGGAAGATGGAGCTTTCCACAAACGCCTCAGTCGGGAAAACATCCCCACT ATTCTTGGCACTG CCAAAAACTGGTGTCGTCTTCAATCTTGTGGGACAAGTGATGGGATTACTTTCAGGTTGTCAGTATGTTCCTATTGAAAAGCTCTTTGAAGCTAAGAAG GTGGATGCCCACAACTTGGTTATTTCTGCCTTTCAGCACTGGGAGGAGGTAGTTTCTTTTGACGAAGAAGCATATCTCATCGCTGGCTCTTCACATGTATCAAGTGCTCCACGCAACTCGAGCTCTCCAAAGACCGAGGGTTCGAAAACTTGCAGGTTCTTGTCTTGTGAAAGGATAGGTGGATTAGACTATGCCCAACCAAATGCATCTTCCCTAGATATTATGTCATCCATCTACTCCAAGGTGGATGTTAGTGGCTTAGATGACTATACATTGCATGGGATGGAGAACATGGGTCTTAGATACGATCAAACCCTAAGTTTGATTCCCAATAGTCAAGTTGCCAGGGTGCCCTAG